A region of Diospyros lotus cultivar Yz01 chromosome 3, ASM1463336v1, whole genome shotgun sequence DNA encodes the following proteins:
- the LOC127797596 gene encoding ran-binding protein 1 homolog a-like, producing the protein MASTDPEHREEEEVAAGEDEDTGAQVAPIVKLEEVAVTTGEEDEDAILDLKAKLYRFDKDGNQWKERGAGTVKLLKHKESGKVRLVMRQSKTLKICANHLVLPTMSVQEHAGNDKSCVWHAADFADGELKDEFFCIRFASIENCKTFKEMFQEVAESQQKKEESKDASAAAGLLEKLSVEDKKTDESDSKKVSDAAKEKESENEPAKTDDADKKGEEPVSST; encoded by the exons ATGGCGAGCACCGATCCGGAGCacagagaagaggaagaagtcGCCGCCGGTGAGGATGAAGACACCGGAGCACAGGTCGCCCCGATCGTCAAGCTAGAAGAAGTCGCCGTGACCACCGgcgaagaagatgaagacgcCATCCTCGATCT GAAAGCCAAGCTCTACCGATTCGATAAGGACGGGAATCAGTGGAAGGAGAGAGGCGCTGGTACGGTGAAGCTCTTGAAGCACAAGGAATCGGGCAAAGTTCGGCTCGTTATGAGGCAATCGAAGACCCTTAAGATCTGCGCCAACCATCTAG TTCTGCCGACTATGTCGGTTCAGGAGCACGCGGGGAACGACAAGTCTTGCGTTTGGCATGCCGCGGATTTTGCTGATGGCGAATTGAAGGATGAATTCTTCTGTATTAGATTTGCATCTATTGAGA ATTGCAAAACCTTCAAGGAAATGTTCCAAGAAGTGGCTGAATCTCaacaaaagaaagaggaaagcaAAGATGCATCTGCTGCTGCTGGGCTGCTGGAGAAGTTAAGTGTGGAAGATAAGAAAACTGATGAGTCAGACAGTAAAAAGGTGTCTGATGCAGCCAAGGAGAAGGAATCTGAAAATGAGCCTGCAAAAACAGATGATGCTGATAAGAAGGGCGAGGAGCCTGTTTCTTCAACTTAA
- the LOC127797597 gene encoding pyruvate decarboxylase 1-like isoform X2 produces MIGTLDYTNPQNNCIGCPPRNGAVSSIQESQASSLMASTDATLGSHLARRLVQIGVSDVFSVPGDFNLTLLDHLIAEPGLKNIGCCNELNAGYAADGYARARGVGACVVTFTVGGLSVLNAIAGAYSENLPVICVVGGPNTNDYGTNRILHHTIGLPDFSQELRCFQTVTCYQAVVNNLEDAHEQIDKAVATALKESKPVYISISCNLAGIPHPTFIREPIPFSISPRLSNKQGLEAAVEAAAAFLDKAVKPVMVGGPKLRVAKACDAFVELADACGYALAVMPSAKGLVPEHHPHFLGTYWGAVSTAFCAEIVESADAYLFAGPIFNDYSSVGYSLLLKKEKAIIVQPDRVVIANGPAFGCVLMKDFLSALASRLKRNTAAYENYHRIYVSEGLPLKSEPGEALRVNVLFQHIQQMLSGDTAVIAETGDSWFNCQKLKLPEGCGYQFQMQYGSIGWSVGATLGYAQAVPDKRVISCIGDGSFQVTAQDVSTMITCGQNSIIFLINNGGYTIEVEIHDGPYNVIKNWNYTGLVDAIHNGEGNCWTTRVHSEEELIEAIAMATGEKKDCLCFIEVIAHKDDTSKELLEWGSRVCSANSRPPNPQ; encoded by the exons ATGATTGGAACGCTGGACTACACCAATCCACAGAACAACTGCATTGGCTGCCCGCCTCGAAACGGCGCTGTTTCCAGCATCCAGGAGTCCCAAGCTTCCTCTCTCATGGCTTCAACGGACGCCACGCTCGGAAGCCACCTCGCTCGCCGCCTCGTCCAGATCGGCGTCTCCGATGTTTTCTCCGTGCCCGGCGACTTCAACCTCACGCTTCTCGATCACCTTATCGCCGAGCCCGGGCTCAAAAATATCGGTTGCTGCAACGAGCTCAATGCCGGTTACGCCGCCGACGGCTATGCCCGGGCCCGCGGCGTCGGAGCCTGCGTGGTCACTTTCACCGTCGGCGGGCTGAGCGTGCTCAACGCCATTGCCGGTGCTTACAGCGAGAATCTTCCGGTTATATGCGTGGTCGGAGGTCCGAATACGAATGATTACGGGACGAATCGGATTTTGCACCACACGATTGGATTGCCGGATTTCAGCCAGGAGCTGCGATGCTTCCAGACTGTTACGTGCTACCAG GCCGTTGTCAATAACTTAGAAGACGCCCATGAACAAATCGACAAAGCCGTCGCCACAGCTCTGAAAGAAAGCAAGCCTGTCTACATAAGCATCAGTTGCAACTTAGCAGGCATTCCTCACCCAACTTTCATCAGAGAGCCCATTCCATTTTCCATTTCGCCCCG GTTAAGCAACAAGCAGGGGCTTGAAGCTGCAGTGGAAGCCGCAGCAGCCTTCTTGGACAAGGCGGTGAAACCAGTCATGGTGGGAGGGCCCAAACTCCGGGTTGCAAAAGCCTGTGATGCCTTTGTTGAGCTGGCCGATGCTTGTGGCTATGCACTGGCCGTGATGCCCTCAGCCAAAGGGCTGGTTCCGGAGCACCACCCTCACTTCTTAGGGACTTACTGGGGCGCCGTGAGCACTGCCTTCTGCGCAGAGATTGTGGAATCAGCCGATGCCTACTTGTTTGCAGGGCCAATCTTCAATGACTACAGCTCGGTCGGCTACTCGCTGCTCCTCAAGAAGGAGAAAGCGATCATCGTACAGCCTGATCGCGTGGTGATCGCCAATGGACCCGCCTTCGGATGTGTTCTGATGAAGGACTTCCTAAGTGCACTTGCCAGCAGGCTTAAGCGCAACACCGCTGCCTATGAGAATTACCACCGGATCTACGTTTCTGAAGGGCTTCCTCTCAAATCTGAGCCTGGTGAGGCTTTGAGGGTCAATGTTCTTTTCCAGCACATACAGCAGATGCTCTCAGGTGACACGGCAGTGATTGCCGAGACAGGAGACTCCTGGTTCAATTGCCAGAAGCTCAAATTACCAGAAGGATGTGG GTATCAATTCCAAATGCAGTATGGTTCAATTGGTTGGTCTGTTGGTGCTACATTGGGCTATGCTCAAGCTGTGCCGGATAAGCGAGTCATTTCTTGCATTGGAGATGGCAGCTTTCAG GTTACTGCACAGGATGTGTCAACTATGATCACTTGCGGGCAGAATAGCATCATTTTCTTGATTAACAATGGAGGATACACTATAGAGGTAGAGATCCATGACGGACCATATAATGTGATCAAGAATTGGAACTACACAGGCCTTGTCGACGCCATCCACAATGGTGAAGGCAACTGCTGGACAACAAGG GTGCATTCCGAAGAGGAGCTGATCGAAGCAATAGCAATGGCCACTGGGGAGAAGAAAGATTGCTTGTGCTTCATTGAAGTAATTGCTCACAAGGACGATACAAGCAAAGAGCTACTCGAGTGGGGATCCAGAGTGTGTTCTGCGAATAGCCGCCCACCAAATCCGCAGTAG
- the LOC127797597 gene encoding pyruvate decarboxylase 1-like isoform X1: MIGTLDYTNPQNNCIGCPPRNGAVSSIQESQASSLMASTDATLGSHLARRLVQIGVSDVFSVPGDFNLTLLDHLIAEPGLKNIGCCNELNAGYAADGYARARGVGACVVTFTVGGLSVLNAIAGAYSENLPVICVVGGPNTNDYGTNRILHHTIGLPDFSQELRCFQTVTCYQAVVNNLEDAHEQIDKAVATALKESKPVYISISCNLAGIPHPTFIREPIPFSISPRLSNKQGLEAAVEAAAAFLDKAVKPVMVGGPKLRVAKACDAFVELADACGYALAVMPSAKGLVPEHHPHFLGTYWGAVSTAFCAEIVESADAYLFAGPIFNDYSSVGYSLLLKKEKAIIVQPDRVVIANGPAFGCVLMKDFLSALASRLKRNTAAYENYHRIYVSEGLPLKSEPGEALRVNVLFQHIQQMLSGDTAVIAETGDSWFNCQKLKLPEGCGWCCRYQFQMQYGSIGWSVGATLGYAQAVPDKRVISCIGDGSFQVTAQDVSTMITCGQNSIIFLINNGGYTIEVEIHDGPYNVIKNWNYTGLVDAIHNGEGNCWTTRVHSEEELIEAIAMATGEKKDCLCFIEVIAHKDDTSKELLEWGSRVCSANSRPPNPQ; the protein is encoded by the exons ATGATTGGAACGCTGGACTACACCAATCCACAGAACAACTGCATTGGCTGCCCGCCTCGAAACGGCGCTGTTTCCAGCATCCAGGAGTCCCAAGCTTCCTCTCTCATGGCTTCAACGGACGCCACGCTCGGAAGCCACCTCGCTCGCCGCCTCGTCCAGATCGGCGTCTCCGATGTTTTCTCCGTGCCCGGCGACTTCAACCTCACGCTTCTCGATCACCTTATCGCCGAGCCCGGGCTCAAAAATATCGGTTGCTGCAACGAGCTCAATGCCGGTTACGCCGCCGACGGCTATGCCCGGGCCCGCGGCGTCGGAGCCTGCGTGGTCACTTTCACCGTCGGCGGGCTGAGCGTGCTCAACGCCATTGCCGGTGCTTACAGCGAGAATCTTCCGGTTATATGCGTGGTCGGAGGTCCGAATACGAATGATTACGGGACGAATCGGATTTTGCACCACACGATTGGATTGCCGGATTTCAGCCAGGAGCTGCGATGCTTCCAGACTGTTACGTGCTACCAG GCCGTTGTCAATAACTTAGAAGACGCCCATGAACAAATCGACAAAGCCGTCGCCACAGCTCTGAAAGAAAGCAAGCCTGTCTACATAAGCATCAGTTGCAACTTAGCAGGCATTCCTCACCCAACTTTCATCAGAGAGCCCATTCCATTTTCCATTTCGCCCCG GTTAAGCAACAAGCAGGGGCTTGAAGCTGCAGTGGAAGCCGCAGCAGCCTTCTTGGACAAGGCGGTGAAACCAGTCATGGTGGGAGGGCCCAAACTCCGGGTTGCAAAAGCCTGTGATGCCTTTGTTGAGCTGGCCGATGCTTGTGGCTATGCACTGGCCGTGATGCCCTCAGCCAAAGGGCTGGTTCCGGAGCACCACCCTCACTTCTTAGGGACTTACTGGGGCGCCGTGAGCACTGCCTTCTGCGCAGAGATTGTGGAATCAGCCGATGCCTACTTGTTTGCAGGGCCAATCTTCAATGACTACAGCTCGGTCGGCTACTCGCTGCTCCTCAAGAAGGAGAAAGCGATCATCGTACAGCCTGATCGCGTGGTGATCGCCAATGGACCCGCCTTCGGATGTGTTCTGATGAAGGACTTCCTAAGTGCACTTGCCAGCAGGCTTAAGCGCAACACCGCTGCCTATGAGAATTACCACCGGATCTACGTTTCTGAAGGGCTTCCTCTCAAATCTGAGCCTGGTGAGGCTTTGAGGGTCAATGTTCTTTTCCAGCACATACAGCAGATGCTCTCAGGTGACACGGCAGTGATTGCCGAGACAGGAGACTCCTGGTTCAATTGCCAGAAGCTCAAATTACCAGAAGGATGTGG ATGGTGTTGCAGGTATCAATTCCAAATGCAGTATGGTTCAATTGGTTGGTCTGTTGGTGCTACATTGGGCTATGCTCAAGCTGTGCCGGATAAGCGAGTCATTTCTTGCATTGGAGATGGCAGCTTTCAG GTTACTGCACAGGATGTGTCAACTATGATCACTTGCGGGCAGAATAGCATCATTTTCTTGATTAACAATGGAGGATACACTATAGAGGTAGAGATCCATGACGGACCATATAATGTGATCAAGAATTGGAACTACACAGGCCTTGTCGACGCCATCCACAATGGTGAAGGCAACTGCTGGACAACAAGG GTGCATTCCGAAGAGGAGCTGATCGAAGCAATAGCAATGGCCACTGGGGAGAAGAAAGATTGCTTGTGCTTCATTGAAGTAATTGCTCACAAGGACGATACAAGCAAAGAGCTACTCGAGTGGGGATCCAGAGTGTGTTCTGCGAATAGCCGCCCACCAAATCCGCAGTAG
- the LOC127798067 gene encoding ABC transporter F family member 4-like: protein MGKKKSDDSGVAAKGKANSKDSAKDGKKEKLSVSAMLASMDQKPDKARKGSTSLSSGSSKPKAKAPVKPSYMDGVDLPPSDEDGDYDSEEEQQQNDVHKSGRQQRGEAKSLDISITDKELKKREKKEMLVTQFAEQAKQEALKDDHDAFTVVIGSRASILDGENEADANVKDITVDNFSVSARGKELLKNASVKISHGKRYGLVGPNGKGKSTLLKLLAWRKIPVPKNIDVLLVEQEVVGDDKTALEAVVSANEELINLRREAASLQDAPSAAEFEDENDDGHGDDAGEKLAELYEKLQLMGSDAAESRASKILAGLGFTKEMQGRPTQSFSGGWRMRISLARALFVQPTLLLLDEPTNHLDLRAVLWLEEYLCRWKKTLVVVSHDRDFLNTVCNEIIHLHDLKLHVYRGNFDDFESGYEQRRKEMNKKFEIYEKQVKAAKRSGNRVEQEKVKSRAKFAAAKEASKSKAKGKVDDDEPLQEAPHKWRDYTVEFHFPEPTELTPPLLQLIEVSFSYPNREDFRLSNVDVGIDMGTRVAIVGPNGAGKSTLLNLLAGDLFPSEGEVRRSQKLRIGRYSQHFVDLLTMGETPVQYLLRLHPDQEGLSKQEAVRAKLGKFGLPSHNHLTPIAKLSGGQKARVVFTSISMSKPHILLLDEPTNHLDMQSIDALADALDEFTGGVVLVSHDSRLISRVCEDEERSQIWVVEDGTVRTFPGTFDEYKEELLKEIRAEVED, encoded by the coding sequence ATGGGAAAGAAAAAATCCGATGATAGTGGAGTGGCAGCCAAAGGTAAGGCCAACAGCAAAGATTCTGCCAAAgatgggaagaaagaaaagctcTCTGTGTCAGCCATGCTTGCGAGCATGGACCAGAAACCTGATAAAGCCAGGAAAGGATCAACTTCCTTGAGCTCTGGTTCTAGTAAGCCCAAAGCAAAAGCACCTGTTAAACCATCTTATATGGATGGCGTTGATCTCCCTCCTTCAGATGAGGATGGTGATTATGACTCCGAAGAAGAGCAACAACAGAATGATGTCCATAAATCTGGCAGGCAGCAAAGAGGTGAGGCCAAGTCTCTTGACATTTCTATAACTGATAAAGAATTGAAGAAACGGGAAAAGAAGGAAATGCTAGTTACCCAATTTGCCGAGCAGGCCAAGCAGGAAGCCCTAAAGGATGATCATGATGCCTTTACAGTTGTTATTGGTAGTCGTGCATCTATTCTGGATGGTGAAAATGAAGCTGATGCTAATGTGAAAGATATAACTGTAGATAATTTCTCTGTGTCAGCTCGTGGGAAAGAACTTCTAAAGAATGCATCAGTGAAAATATCTCATGGGAAGAGGTATGGATTGGTTGGACCCAATGGAAAGGGCAAATCTACCCTATTAAAGCTCCTAGCTTGGAGAAAGATTCCAGTTCCTAAAAATATAGATGTGCTTTTGGTTGAACAAGAGGTTGTTGGTGATGATAAAACTGCCCTTGAAGCAGTTGTTTCGGCTAATGAGGAGCTCATCAATCTCCGACGCGAGGCTGCATCTTTGCAAGATGCACCCTCTGCTGCGGAGTTTGaggatgaaaatgatgatggcCATGGGGATGATGCAGGAGAGAAACTTGCTGAATTGTATGAAAAATTGCAGCTGATGGGGTCTGATGCTGCCGAGTCTCGGGCATCAAAAATTCTTGCTGGTTTGGGTTTCACCAAAGAAATGCAGGGCCGCCCTACCCAGTCATTTAGTGGTGGCTGGAGGATGAGAATTTCATTAGCTAGGGCACTTTTTGTGCAGCCAACACTATTGTTGTTGGATGAACCAACCAATCATCTTGACCTGCGGGCTGTTCTCTGGTTGGAGGAGTACTTGTGCCGCTGGAAGAAAACTCTTGTTGTTGTCTCGCATGACCGTGATTTCCTTAATACAGTCTGCAACGAGATTATTCACCTCCATGACCTGAAACTTCACGTGTACCGTGggaattttgatgattttgaaagTGGTTATGAGCAGCGCAGAAAAGAGATGAacaagaaatttgagatttatgAAAAGCAGGTCAAAGCTGCCAAGAGGTCTGGGAATCGGGTAGAGCAAGAGAAGGTCAAGAGTCGAGCTAAATTTGCTGCTGCCAAAGAAGCATCAAAGAGTAAGGCAAAGGGCAAGGTTGATGACGATGAACCCTTGCAGGAGGCCCCCCATAAATGGAGAGATTACACTGTGGAGTTCCATTTCCCTGAACCCACTGAGCTCACCCCCCCACTTTTGCAGCTAATTGAAGTCAGCTTCAGTTATCCAAACAGGGAGGATTTCAGGCTCTCTAATGTTGATGTTGGTATTGATATGGGTACTCGTGTCGCTATAGTTGGACCAAATGGAGCTGGGAAATCTACATTGCTAAATCTTCTAGCTGGGGACTTGTTCCCAAGTGAGGGCGAAGTGAGGAGGAGCCAAAAATTGAGGATTGGGCGATATTCACAACACTTTGTTGATCTTCTAACAATGGGTGAAACACCAGTCCAGTATCTTCTTCGGCTTCATCCTGATCAAGAGGGATTGAGTAAGCAAGAGGCTGTCCGTGCAAAGCTTGGAAAATTTGGACTCCCTAGTCATAACCACCTCACGCCCATTGCAAAATTATCTGGTGGTCAGAAAGCTCGTGTTGTTTTCACTTCAATCTCGATGTCAAAGCCGCACATTTTGCTATTGGATGAGCCCACAAATCACTTGGATATGCAGAGTATTGATGCACTGGCTGATGCACTTGATGAGTTCACAGGTGGAGTTGTCTTGGTTAGCCATGATTCGAGATTAATATCACGGGTTtgtgaagatgaagaaagaaGCCAGATTTGGGTGGTGGAGGATGGAACTGTGAGGACCTTCCCTGGCACTTTCGACGAATACAAGGAAGAGCTACTAAAGGAAATTAGAGCAGAGGTTGAGGATTAA